The genomic window TGCTTGGCTTAACGAACTACCAGCTTCAACTTCGCGTTCAATAATGCCGATATAATAATGGATAACCTTATTACTTATTGTTTGTTGTGCAAGCGCCAAGGCGGGCACCAACTGCATGCCACCATTCAATAGCATTGCCAACGCATGCAAAAAATAGGCCAACGAGCTCTGCTTAATCAAAAAACCTACCCATGGCACGGTTAATAAAAAACGATCCCACTGCCAAGAGCCTCGTGCCGTTTGAGCGTATAAACGCATGACAAAGCCAACCAAAAATCCAGCGCCTACCAAAAGCATCATATATCGACTGCGCAAAAACGAGCTCATACTAATCATCACCTGTGTCACATAGGGTAATTCTTGCTTGACCGATTGAAACATGCCAATAAACCGCGGCATGATTACCATAATAATCAACAACGCCACAAAACAAAAAAAGCTGAAAGTAAACATAGGAACCATAGCTGCAGATCTCAAACGCCTTCTAAAATCATGCCCCATCTGCAAATAGTCGCTCAACATGGTGAGCGCAGCCACCAAACGGCCTGACTCCTCTCCAACGTGGACCATTTGCACCATGACTTGGTCAAACACCCGTGGATAACAACTCAAAGACTGACTCAACGAACTACCCTCATGCACCTTTTGCGTAATGCTATCAATAACTTCCTGAAAGCGCGCATGCTCAGTTTGTGATGATATAATGA from Candidatus Dependentiae bacterium includes these protein-coding regions:
- a CDS encoding type II secretion system F family protein; this encodes MPYFTWQGIDIIGQIHKGKLFARSKEELDTLLFKQEIALLSCSPVKQWSLFSRSVKVSLKIQLFKQLSELLSAGVLLPDALLIISSQTEHARFQEVIDSITQKVHEGSSLSQSLSCYPRVFDQVMVQMVHVGEESGRLVAALTMLSDYLQMGHDFRRRLRSAAMVPMFTFSFFCFVALLIIMVIMPRFIGMFQSVKQELPYVTQVMISMSSFLRSRYMMLLVGAGFLVGFVMRLYAQTARGSWQWDRFLLTVPWVGFLIKQSSLAYFLHALAMLLNGGMQLVPALALAQQTISNKVIHYYIGIIEREVEAGSSLSQAMLHDPAQLFGPDSIAIVRVGEESGRLSTLLSRAAVAYQDRVKRSLKIITAMINPLLMIVLGLLITFLIFSVYLPVFHLSDIL